In the bacterium genome, one interval contains:
- the rpsT gene encoding 30S ribosomal protein S20, with protein MPNKRSAEKAVRQNVRRTMRNKAVRDNITYLRRKFKLALASGDRAVATEAYQHAQVALDRAAQKGILKDNTVSRLKSRAATKLKALS; from the coding sequence ATGCCGAATAAACGTAGTGCGGAGAAGGCGGTTCGCCAGAACGTGAGGCGCACCATGCGCAACAAGGCCGTTCGCGATAACATCACCTACCTGCGACGCAAGTTCAAACTCGCGCTCGCATCGGGAGATCGGGCCGTCGCGACGGAGGCGTACCAGCACGCGCAGGTCGCCCTCGATCGGGCGGCGCAGAAGGGCATCCTGAAGGACAATACCGTGTCCCGCCTCAAGTCCCGCGCCGCTACAAAGCTCAAGGCACTGTCGTGA